The following proteins are co-located in the Moraxella nasovis genome:
- the purD gene encoding phosphoribosylamine--glycine ligase codes for MNILILGTGGREHALAWACAKDDKVDTVFVAKGNAGTAQEAKLKNVDIDVNNHQALIDFCQENQVAFVIVGPEAPLVAGVVDDLSQAGIKIWGPTQYCAQLEGSKAFAKAFMKEHGIPTAFYDVFTDVAAAKAFVTEKGTPIVIKADGLAAGKGVVVAMTEAQAFDAIDDMLEGNKFGDAGSRVVIEEFLQGEEASFICMIVGKNILPMATSQDHKRIFEGDTGSNTGGMGAYSPAPVVTFDVHTKVIERIIRPVVDAMADNGTPYTGFLYAGLMIDDKNDPYVIEFNCRFGDPETQPIMMRLQSSLVDLVQAGLDGNLPESANWSQKVALGIVLASRGYPDSSSSGDVITGLPNTNDTNSDIKVFHAGTKADGENIVTAGGRVLCVTALADTIKNAQTTALETLNTINFNGMQYRRDIGWRAIER; via the coding sequence ATGAATATTTTAATATTAGGTACAGGTGGTCGTGAGCATGCTTTGGCGTGGGCATGTGCCAAAGATGACAAGGTAGATACTGTCTTTGTCGCCAAAGGAAATGCAGGCACAGCACAAGAAGCCAAGCTTAAAAACGTCGATATTGACGTAAATAACCATCAAGCACTGATTGACTTTTGCCAAGAAAATCAGGTTGCCTTTGTTATCGTTGGACCTGAAGCACCGCTTGTTGCAGGTGTAGTTGATGACCTAAGTCAAGCTGGTATTAAAATCTGGGGGCCAACCCAGTACTGTGCCCAGCTTGAAGGCTCAAAGGCTTTTGCTAAAGCATTTATGAAAGAGCATGGCATTCCTACCGCCTTTTATGATGTCTTTACCGATGTTGCTGCCGCCAAGGCTTTTGTTACTGAAAAAGGCACGCCGATTGTTATTAAGGCAGATGGATTGGCAGCAGGTAAAGGTGTTGTGGTGGCGATGACTGAGGCACAGGCGTTTGATGCCATTGATGATATGCTAGAGGGTAATAAATTTGGCGATGCAGGTAGCCGTGTGGTTATCGAAGAATTCTTACAAGGCGAAGAGGCGTCATTTATCTGCATGATTGTTGGCAAAAATATCTTGCCTATGGCAACAAGCCAAGACCATAAGCGTATTTTTGAAGGGGATACAGGGTCAAATACAGGCGGCATGGGAGCATACTCACCAGCACCTGTTGTTACCTTTGATGTACACACTAAAGTTATTGAACGCATTATTCGTCCCGTTGTTGATGCCATGGCGGATAATGGCACGCCTTATACAGGCTTTTTATACGCAGGCTTGATGATTGATGATAAGAACGACCCTTATGTCATTGAGTTTAACTGCCGATTTGGCGACCCTGAAACTCAGCCTATCATGATGCGTCTACAATCATCGTTAGTGGATTTGGTGCAAGCAGGACTTGATGGCAATTTGCCAGAGTCTGCCAATTGGAGTCAAAAAGTTGCCTTAGGAATCGTGCTGGCAAGTCGTGGTTATCCAGACAGCTCAAGCAGTGGCGATGTTATCACAGGGTTACCAAACACCAACGACACTAACTCTGATATTAAAGTATTTCACGCAGGCACGAAAGCAGATGGTGAGAATATCGTAACTGCAGGCGGGAGAGTATTATGCGTTACTGCACTAGCAGACACCATCAAAAACGCCCAAACCACTGCCCTAGAAACACTAAACACCATCAATTTCAATGGCATGCAATACCGCCGTGATATTGGCTGGCGTGCGATTGAACGTTAA
- a CDS encoding RNA methyltransferase, whose translation MTDFLANIHIVMVGTTLPANIGSAARAMHTMGLSLLTVVNPKLPIDDSSIANAAGGVSILQSAQITKDLPTAVQDASLIFACSSRSRHLPRPVVTPNQSAVLMHNFLSKNSNAKIAILFGREDRGLTNDELALADYHIQIPANPAYPVLNVASSVQVIASALYAHFTDVIKDPVHALTITHRVDWDTPAITYNQKQALESSFIQMMQALNLADDDLKDLPKRLSRLSSRLQLDQKEYTMLRAILAKLSKTIAK comes from the coding sequence ATGACCGATTTTCTAGCCAACATTCACATCGTTATGGTGGGTACAACATTACCCGCTAACATCGGATCAGCAGCTCGTGCCATGCACACCATGGGCTTATCGCTCCTAACAGTCGTAAACCCAAAACTTCCCATTGACGACAGCAGTATTGCCAATGCTGCAGGCGGGGTTAGCATTTTACAATCTGCACAAATCACAAAAGATTTACCCACAGCAGTACAAGATGCATCACTTATTTTTGCTTGTAGCAGCCGCAGTCGTCACTTGCCACGCCCTGTGGTAACGCCAAATCAGTCTGCTGTCTTAATGCACAATTTTCTGTCAAAAAACAGCAATGCCAAGATTGCCATACTCTTTGGGCGTGAAGACCGTGGTCTGACAAATGACGAGCTTGCCTTAGCAGATTATCATATTCAGATACCAGCTAATCCTGCCTATCCTGTGCTAAATGTCGCAAGCAGTGTGCAAGTCATTGCAAGTGCGTTATACGCACATTTTACAGACGTCATCAAAGACCCCGTCCACGCTCTTACCATCACACACCGTGTTGATTGGGATACTCCTGCCATCACTTATAACCAAAAGCAAGCCTTAGAATCAAGCTTTATTCAGATGATGCAAGCATTAAATCTTGCCGATGATGATTTAAAGGATTTACCAAAACGCTTATCACGACTATCAAGCCGCTTACAGCTTGACCAAAAAGAATATACGATGCTAAGGGCAATCTTAGCAAAACTTAGCAAAACCATCGCTAAATAA
- the dnaE gene encoding DNA polymerase III subunit alpha translates to MVFTHLGVRSEYAIVDSIVRIEDLVESAAKDGQTAIGLADYNNMFASVKFYKACIKKGIKPILGLEATIGDAITQDAEEAGHTVILYAMNNDGYKNLLRLISDAYTERPLHDKATAVYTPIITKDALFGRNDGIIAILTDRSEIEKSLNSNHPEQAIPTLQAWQQVFGDRLYLGIKRTKDSDNYFNAQAIKLANQLGIAAVAHNDVRFINPVPDASGAGKEVDDSSDFDAHEARVCIASRRILNDPNRPRLYSPLQYFKSQDEMAKLFDDLPQIIKNTSLLASRCNVTLTLGINVLPDFPIPKGETVESFFRKVSADGLNRRLDKLYPVAERTDDWADIRKPYDERLEYELNIIIGMGFPGYFLIVMDFIRWAKNNGVPVGPGRGSGAGSLVAYALNITDLDPLRYDLLFERFLNPERVSMPDFDIDFCIEGRDRVIDYVARTYGRQAVSQIITFGTMAARAVVRDVARVQKKSDLANRMLKLIPKTPGISLADALNEEVQLQELLNDDSTHPDHAAAKEIWDMAEKLEGIIRNVGKHAGGVLIAPNRISDFSPVYCDDEGHPVSQFDKDDVEAVGLVKFDFLGLRNLTVIQAAIDNINETRAKKGEEPIDLDTLPLDDADVYQSVLQTGNTTAVFQLESMGMKKYLKQLKPTNIEDVIAMCALYRPGPLESGMVSDFIDRKHGIQEVAYPHPDYQHADLEPSLKSTYGVIVYQEQVMQIAQVLAGYTLGGADMLRRAMGKKKPEEMAKQRAIFEEGAARQGNDSRLAGQIFDLVEKFAGYGFNKSHSAAYGVLAYQTAYLKYYYPAEFMAAVLTSEMDDTDAIVGLIGDCTDNFGLTVVPPSINHSQWRFIVKDSKTIIFGLGAVKGVGKDAVESIVHARKDGRFHDLYDFCNRADTKKVGKRALEALICGGCFDVMAETLAPNLITDTHDYSYQIRGGLWEQLPSAMKAAEQNRHNKNSGTFDLFDDIDDDLKVAPPLPKVYWGDQTRLKGEKDSLGLYLTGHPINEYKEELKRYTSVKSLAELDDTGHNKYAKVAGVVVDVANFGNRIAITLDDGSCRMEISCYTDKYTRLKPVLENNIPNAKELPKIPKQDWEKISGLNGTIIIAKVSVREFEGRLFSRLQHADSLLQARLKHLSGVSIKVDSCNINQIDHVISLLKENAAPNLSVIGQSEQDDLEELNKGDACLPIFLYLYDDCSISQLAVNERFRLFPSDENIKQLRNILSSQHVVLH, encoded by the coding sequence ATGGTATTCACTCATCTTGGCGTGCGTAGCGAATACGCCATCGTGGACTCAATCGTCCGCATTGAAGATCTGGTCGAGTCAGCAGCCAAAGATGGACAAACTGCCATTGGGCTTGCAGACTATAATAATATGTTTGCGTCAGTAAAGTTCTATAAAGCCTGCATAAAAAAAGGCATAAAGCCCATACTGGGACTAGAAGCAACCATTGGCGATGCCATCACCCAAGACGCCGAAGAAGCTGGGCATACCGTTATTTTATACGCCATGAATAATGATGGCTATAAAAACCTACTAAGACTCATCTCAGATGCTTATACCGAACGCCCCCTGCATGATAAAGCCACCGCAGTCTACACCCCTATCATCACAAAAGACGCTCTTTTTGGTCGAAATGATGGCATTATCGCCATTTTAACCGATAGATCAGAGATTGAAAAATCCTTGAACAGTAACCATCCAGAACAGGCAATTCCCACATTGCAGGCGTGGCAACAAGTTTTTGGCGATCGATTGTATCTAGGCATTAAACGCACCAAAGACAGTGATAACTACTTTAACGCCCAAGCCATCAAACTTGCCAATCAGCTTGGTATTGCAGCTGTTGCTCATAATGATGTCAGATTTATCAACCCCGTACCAGATGCATCAGGCGCAGGTAAAGAAGTAGATGACAGTAGCGACTTTGATGCTCATGAAGCTCGTGTCTGCATTGCAAGCAGGCGTATTTTAAATGACCCAAATCGCCCACGCCTTTATAGCCCATTGCAGTATTTTAAATCCCAAGATGAGATGGCAAAGCTATTTGATGACCTACCCCAAATCATCAAAAACACAAGCTTGCTTGCCTCACGCTGCAATGTAACCTTAACGCTTGGCATTAATGTGCTGCCAGATTTCCCCATTCCTAAAGGCGAGACGGTTGAGAGTTTTTTTAGAAAAGTATCTGCCGATGGTCTAAACCGTCGCTTAGATAAGCTGTACCCTGTTGCTGAGCGTACAGATGACTGGGCAGATATTCGTAAGCCCTATGATGAGCGACTTGAATACGAATTAAACATCATCATCGGCATGGGGTTTCCAGGTTACTTTTTAATCGTTATGGACTTTATCCGCTGGGCGAAAAATAACGGCGTGCCTGTCGGTCCTGGTCGTGGTTCTGGTGCTGGCTCTCTTGTGGCATACGCCTTAAACATCACAGACCTTGATCCGTTACGCTATGATTTACTGTTTGAACGCTTCTTAAACCCAGAGCGTGTATCCATGCCAGACTTTGACATCGACTTTTGTATCGAAGGGCGAGATCGAGTGATTGATTATGTAGCACGCACCTATGGACGCCAAGCAGTATCCCAGATTATCACCTTCGGCACAATGGCAGCTCGTGCGGTGGTGCGAGATGTGGCACGAGTTCAAAAGAAGTCGGATTTGGCAAATAGAATGTTAAAACTCATTCCAAAAACCCCCGGCATCTCACTTGCTGACGCCCTAAATGAAGAAGTTCAACTTCAAGAACTGCTCAATGATGATTCTACACACCCAGACCATGCCGCCGCCAAAGAGATTTGGGACATGGCAGAAAAATTAGAAGGCATCATTCGTAACGTCGGTAAGCACGCAGGGGGTGTACTCATCGCCCCAAATCGCATCAGCGATTTTAGCCCTGTGTATTGCGATGATGAAGGACACCCTGTCAGTCAGTTTGATAAAGACGATGTGGAAGCGGTGGGGCTTGTCAAGTTTGACTTTTTGGGCTTGCGTAACTTAACGGTCATTCAAGCTGCGATTGACAACATTAACGAAACACGTGCCAAAAAAGGCGAAGAGCCTATCGATCTTGACACTTTACCTTTAGATGATGCTGATGTTTACCAATCAGTTCTTCAGACAGGTAATACCACTGCTGTATTCCAGCTTGAAAGCATGGGAATGAAAAAGTACCTAAAACAGCTAAAACCTACTAATATTGAAGACGTCATTGCGATGTGTGCCTTATATCGACCAGGACCGTTAGAATCTGGCATGGTGTCTGACTTCATTGACCGTAAACACGGCATCCAAGAAGTCGCCTACCCACACCCTGACTACCAGCACGCTGATCTTGAGCCTTCCTTAAAATCAACCTATGGCGTCATCGTCTATCAAGAACAAGTCATGCAAATCGCTCAGGTGCTGGCAGGCTATACCTTAGGCGGTGCAGATATGCTAAGACGTGCTATGGGTAAGAAAAAACCAGAAGAGATGGCAAAGCAGCGTGCCATCTTTGAAGAAGGGGCAGCACGGCAAGGAAATGACAGCAGACTTGCAGGTCAGATTTTTGACTTGGTAGAAAAATTTGCAGGCTACGGCTTTAATAAGTCGCATTCAGCAGCCTATGGCGTACTTGCCTATCAGACAGCTTACCTAAAATATTACTACCCTGCTGAATTTATGGCAGCAGTCTTAACATCTGAGATGGACGACACCGATGCTATTGTCGGTCTGATTGGCGACTGCACTGATAATTTTGGTCTAACAGTTGTTCCACCAAGCATTAACCACAGTCAGTGGCGTTTTATCGTCAAAGACAGCAAAACCATTATTTTTGGGCTTGGTGCAGTGAAAGGCGTGGGTAAAGACGCAGTAGAAAGCATCGTTCATGCTAGAAAAGATGGCAGATTCCACGATCTTTATGATTTTTGTAATCGTGCCGATACCAAAAAAGTCGGCAAGCGTGCTTTAGAAGCCTTGATTTGTGGCGGCTGCTTTGATGTAATGGCAGAGACTTTAGCTCCAAATCTTATCACCGATACGCACGATTACAGCTATCAGATTCGTGGCGGCTTGTGGGAGCAGTTGCCTAGTGCCATGAAAGCTGCCGAACAAAATCGCCACAACAAAAACTCAGGTACATTTGATTTATTTGACGATATTGATGACGATCTAAAGGTAGCCCCGCCTTTACCAAAAGTCTACTGGGGCGATCAAACACGACTCAAAGGCGAAAAAGATTCGCTTGGGCTATACTTAACAGGACACCCCATTAATGAGTATAAAGAAGAACTAAAACGATACACTTCGGTCAAATCGCTCGCCGAATTAGATGATACAGGTCATAATAAATATGCCAAAGTGGCAGGCGTGGTCGTCGATGTCGCTAATTTTGGTAATCGAATCGCCATTACCTTAGATGATGGCAGCTGCCGTATGGAGATTAGTTGTTATACGGATAAATACACGAGACTAAAACCTGTACTTGAAAACAATATCCCAAACGCAAAAGAGTTACCCAAAATCCCCAAACAAGACTGGGAGAAAATCAGCGGACTTAACGGTACAATCATCATCGCTAAAGTTAGCGTTCGTGAATTTGAAGGTAGGCTATTTAGCAGACTCCAGCACGCCGACAGCCTATTACAGGCCAGACTAAAGCACTTATCAGGCGTGAGTATCAAGGTTGATAGCTGTAACATTAATCAGATTGATCACGTTATCTCTTTACTTAAAGAAAATGCTGCACCCAATTTATCTGTCATTGGACAGAGCGAACAAGATGACTTAGAAGAATTAAATAAGGGCGATGCTTGCTTGCCTATTTTTTTATATCTGTATGATGACTGCAGCATCTCTCAGTTGGCAGTTAATGAACGCTTTCGTCTGTTTCCAAGTGATGAGAATATTAAGCAACTTCGAAACATTTTATCAAGCCAGCATGTGGTATTACACTAA